One region of Chanodichthys erythropterus isolate Z2021 chromosome 24, ASM2448905v1, whole genome shotgun sequence genomic DNA includes:
- the rag2 gene encoding V(D)J recombination-activating protein 2, with product MSLEPLTAVNCAGLVQPGFSLLELEGDVYLFGQKGWPKRSCPTGVFGVRIKKGELKLRAISFSNNSCYLPPLRCPAVAHFESRDGSPECCLIHGGRTPNNELSSSLYMLSIDNRGCNRKVTLRCQEKELVGDVPSARYGHTLSVIHSRGKTACVLFGGRSYMPPTERTTENWNSVVDCPPQVFLIDLEFGCSSAHTLPELTDGQSFHVALAREDCVYFLGGHILSSDCRPPRLIRLRVELLLGSPVITCTVLQEGLSITSAITIPVGYHEYIVFGGYQSETQKRMECTYIGLDDVGVHMEPREPPQWTSEISHSRTWFGGSLGKGNAMIAVPSEGNPTPPDAYHFYQVSFQKEQEGEASTQGCSQESTDFEDSAPLEDSEELYFGREPHELEFSSDGEGDTYNEEDEEDESQTGYWIKCCLNCQVDPNIWEPYYSTELTRPAMIFCSRGEGGHWVHAQCMELPESLLLRLSQGNSKYFCLDHGGLPKQEMTPPRQMLPLKRVPMKMTHRKAPVSLKMTPAKKSFLRRLFD from the coding sequence ATGTCCTTAGAGCCTCTAACTGCTGTGAACTGTGCTGGCCTTGTGCAACCAGGCTTCTCCTTACTAGAGCTAGAGGGTGATGTTTACCTCTTTGGTCAAAAGGGCTGGCCGAAACGCTCATGTCCAACTGGTGTATTTGGTGTACGTATAAAAAAAGGAGAACTTAAGCTGCGAGccatttcattttcaaacaacTCCTGTTATCTCCCTCCTCTCCGATGTCCTGCCGTAGCTCATTTTGAGTCTCGTGATGGCAGCCCTGAATGTTGCCTCATTCATGGTGGCCGAACACCCAACAACGAACTGTCTTCAAGTCTCTACATGTTGAGTATAGACAATAGAGGATGCAATCGTAAAGTCACATTGCGATGTCAAGAAAAAGAGCTGGTTGGAGACGTCCCTAGCGCTCGATATGGTCATACCCTCAGCGTGATCCATAGCCGAGGGAAGACCGCCTGCGTTCTGTTTGGCGGCAGGTCCTATATGCCTCCCACCGAAAGGACCACGGAGAACTGGAACAGCGTGGTGGACTGTCCACCTCAAGTCTTCCTTATTGACCTAGAGTTTGGTTGCAGTTCGGCCCACACCCTCCCCGAGCTCACGGATGGCCAGTCATTTCACGTAGCTCTCGCGAGAGAGGACTGTGTCTACTTTCTGGGTGGTCACATCCTCAGCTCCGATTGCCGACCACCTCGTTTGATCCGCCTACGTGTGGAGCTTCTCCTAGGAAGCCCTGTCATCACCTGTACTGTTCTTCAAGAAGGTCTCTCCATTACCAGTGCCATAACCATTCCTGTTGGCTATCATGAGTACATTGTTTTCGGAGGTTACCAGTCTGAGACTCAAAAGCGCATGGAGTGCACCTACATTGGCCTGGACGATGTCGGAGTCCACATGGAGCCACGCGAACCTCCGCAGTGGACCAGCGAAATAAGCCACAGCCGTACTTGGTTTGGCGGCAGCCTGGGCAAAGGAAATGCCATGATTGCAGTGCCCTCAGAAGGAAACCCAACCCCACCAGATGCCTACCATTTCTACCAGGTGAGCTTCCAGAAGGAGCAAGAAGGAGAAGCGTCAACTCAGGGATGCAGCCAGGAGTCCACTGACTTTGAGGACTCTGCACCTTTGGAAGACTCTGAGGAGCTCTACTTTGGCCGAGAACCTCATGAGTTGGAGTTTAGCAGTGATGGAGAGGGCGACACATACAACGAGGAAGATGAGGAAGATGAATCTCAGACAGGCTATTGGATCAAGTGCTGCCTCAACTGCCAGGTGGACCCCAACATCTGGGAGCCCTACTACTCCACTGAGCTCACCCGACCTGCAATGATCTTCTGCTCCAGGGGTGAAGGTGGACATTGGGTCCATGCCCAATGCATGGAGCTCCCTGAAAGCCTTTTGCTTCGCCTCTCCCAAGGCAACAGCAAGTATTTCTGCTTGGATCACGGAGGCCTGCCCAAGCAGGAGATGACTCCACCACGCCAGATGTTGCCACTGAAGAGAGTCCCAATGAAGATGACCCATCGCAAGGCTCCAGTCTCACTGAAAATGACCCCAGCTAAGAAGAGCTTTCTGCGAAGACTttttgactga
- the iftap gene encoding intraflagellar transport-associated protein isoform X2 produces MPGLVNGSVVDNHDEAMTEALEKFCHSPEQTYEQFLSTFTYLTPEIVRDPRFTAPRGHGDLSQSEMDSSREQQREDGVTEMEESVYRRMGQANRCSPTADQEEVLLDGGCVGGRLGGPSSSAPDRPVKFDNYLGDSEDEEEKVDATGTCALPGEIEEDLKAVSSSSLCHHTLLEISSTFKDQRTHTHSGAENQDESEEVVPFHLDENFDYDNVVLSQKYVIREQNSRPS; encoded by the exons ATGCCAGGTTTAGTTAATGGTTCAGTTGTGGACAACCATGACGAAGCCATGACTGAAGCTCTGGAGAAGTTCTGCCACTCCCCGGAGCAAACGTACGAGCAGTTCCTGTCCACATTCACATACCTGACCCCAG AGATTGTGAGGGATCCGCGTTTTACTGCTCCTAGAGGACATGGAGACTTGTCCCAAAGTGAGATGGACAGCAGCCGAGAGCAACAAAGAGAGGATGGAGTGACAGAGATGGAGGAGAGCGTATACCGAAGGATGGGACAGGCGAATCGCTGCTCACCGACTGCTGATCAGGAAGAG GTGCTGTTGGATGGCGGTTGTGTTGGAGGAAGACTGGGCGGCCCATCAAGCTCTGCTCCAGACAGACCTGTGAAG TTTGATAACTATCTGGGAGATTCAGAGGACGAAGAGGAAAAAGTTGACGCTACAG GTACATGTGCACTACCAGGTGAGATTGAAGAAGATCTGAAAGCTGTCTCCTCTTCGTCGCTCTGTCACCACACACTGCTGGAGATCTCCTCTACTTTCAAAGACCAGAGGACACACACTCATAGTGGCGCTGAGAATCAG GATGAAAGTGAGGAGGTCGTTCCTTTCCATCTGGACGAGAACTTTGATTACGATAACGTTGTGCTGTCTCAAAAATACGTGATCCGGGAACAGAACAGCAGACCATCTTGA
- the iftap gene encoding intraflagellar transport-associated protein isoform X1, with protein MTWGFDRMPGLVNGSVVDNHDEAMTEALEKFCHSPEQTYEQFLSTFTYLTPEIVRDPRFTAPRGHGDLSQSEMDSSREQQREDGVTEMEESVYRRMGQANRCSPTADQEEVLLDGGCVGGRLGGPSSSAPDRPVKFDNYLGDSEDEEEKVDATGTCALPGEIEEDLKAVSSSSLCHHTLLEISSTFKDQRTHTHSGAENQDESEEVVPFHLDENFDYDNVVLSQKYVIREQNSRPS; from the exons atgacatgggg ATTTGACAGGATGCCAGGTTTAGTTAATGGTTCAGTTGTGGACAACCATGACGAAGCCATGACTGAAGCTCTGGAGAAGTTCTGCCACTCCCCGGAGCAAACGTACGAGCAGTTCCTGTCCACATTCACATACCTGACCCCAG AGATTGTGAGGGATCCGCGTTTTACTGCTCCTAGAGGACATGGAGACTTGTCCCAAAGTGAGATGGACAGCAGCCGAGAGCAACAAAGAGAGGATGGAGTGACAGAGATGGAGGAGAGCGTATACCGAAGGATGGGACAGGCGAATCGCTGCTCACCGACTGCTGATCAGGAAGAG GTGCTGTTGGATGGCGGTTGTGTTGGAGGAAGACTGGGCGGCCCATCAAGCTCTGCTCCAGACAGACCTGTGAAG TTTGATAACTATCTGGGAGATTCAGAGGACGAAGAGGAAAAAGTTGACGCTACAG GTACATGTGCACTACCAGGTGAGATTGAAGAAGATCTGAAAGCTGTCTCCTCTTCGTCGCTCTGTCACCACACACTGCTGGAGATCTCCTCTACTTTCAAAGACCAGAGGACACACACTCATAGTGGCGCTGAGAATCAG GATGAAAGTGAGGAGGTCGTTCCTTTCCATCTGGACGAGAACTTTGATTACGATAACGTTGTGCTGTCTCAAAAATACGTGATCCGGGAACAGAACAGCAGACCATCTTGA